The genomic DNA TGTCTACTTCCCTGGAAGAGCTACCGGCTTCCCGAGCCCTATGGGAGGTGAAGGCAGCCCTGGAGCTTGCCCTGGAAGCCACCCTGCCCCCTCTTCCCTTGCAGGGCCCCAGCCTGGTGCTGGTAGACCTTTCGTGCTCGATGTTCTCAAACCTTAGCCAGCACAGTGAGGCCACCTACGCCCTGGCCGCAGCCAGCCTGGGGGCGGTGCTGTACCGCCGCACGGGAGGCCGCCTGTATGGCTTTGACGATGACCTGATCGAGCTGCCCTACGGCCCGGAGGCTTCGGTAGCACCGATGGTTCGCCACCTCCTGGACCAAGGGGGTGGGGGCACCTGCCTGGGCCATGCCCTGCAGCAAAGCCTGGCCGGCTTCCAGGGGCAAAGGGTGGTGGTCTTCACCGATGAGCAGGTCCACGACGACGCCGAAACCCCCCTTCGCCGCTGGGTTCGCGCAGGCCAGGGCCGCATGGCCTACCTGGTGAACGTGGCTGGGTACGCCCCGCTGGCTTTCCCCGAGCAGGGGGTGGTGCGCGTGGGGGGCTTTAGCGAACGATTGCTGGCCTTGTTGCCGCTCCTGGAATCGCACGATCCCCTGGCCTGGGTGCGCATGGGGGCCTGGAGGGCGCTGGCGTAGCGGGCGGCTTTTGGGTGAGCGCGGAACCGGCTCGTCATGCGCGGTAAAGCTGCTCTTGCGGATGGGTGAGGCCTCGAGGGTTTCACAGCCGGGTTCTACCGGAACTGCCCCATCCATCCATTTGGCCGAGCGCACAACCGCACCTTTCTCCCTCCGGCGATCAAATGGAGGCCATTCGTGCCTAACTCAGCGCAGACTGATACCAGATTCGGTTAGTTCGGCGCCGGATGGCGGCGAACTAACCCGACCGAAGGGAGTGCTCTAGGATTCAAAAAGATAGCCTCTGGGGGTCTTTGGTTTGGATGATTATCTTTTTGAATCCGGTATGACACGACGGTAGGTGTCGCTCTGGGGGGGCAAGATAAAGCGCTAAAGGAGGCAGCTCTATGATCTTGAACCAGGTTCAACCCTTCCATCGCTCGATGCTTCAAGAGGTGCTGGACACCTTCGATCTCCACTACCTGGTGGACAAAGACGGGGACTTTGTGGTCCTTATGCGGCAAGAGGGTCTGAGCGGGCTGGCCATCCTCCATTTCGTGGTTTCGGGCGTACAGGGGGAAGTGTTCTCGATAGTGGCTCAGGTGGAAAACCTGCCCCCTTTCCCCGAGCAGGCATTGTTACACAAAGTCAACGCCTGGAACGCAAAACACCGCTGGCCCCGAGCTTTTGTGAAGGGGGGAAGGGTGTACCTGGATTTCCACGTGGACCTCGAGGCGGGCATCCATCCGGGGCTGCTGCGGGACATGGTAGGCCGGGTGGTGGCCGGGGTGGGTCAGTTTGTGGCCTGGATGGAAGGAAAAGACCTGGGAGAGCTTTTTTTGCAACTGCTTGGGTCATTTAACCCAGGCGAAGCGTCGCCAGAGTGCTAAAAACACTCCAAGGAGGTCAAAATGCCCCTCAAGTACAACCCCTATACCCAGCGCTATGAGTACGCGGAAGAAGACATGGAGCCTACCTACAACGAATACGAAGGGCGCTACGAGTACGGCAAGGCGGAGTATTTGAGCTACTCCCCCTTTACCCGGGGCTATAGCAAGAAGGGAAACAAGCTGGTGGACAAGTTCAACCCCTACACCGGCCGCTACGAGCAAGTACCGGAGGATTGGGAGATCCAGCAAAACCCTTTCACCGGCAAGTATGAGTTCGCGCCCAAGAAGTAAAA from Meiothermus cerbereus DSM 11376 includes the following:
- a CDS encoding YbjN domain-containing protein, whose product is MILNQVQPFHRSMLQEVLDTFDLHYLVDKDGDFVVLMRQEGLSGLAILHFVVSGVQGEVFSIVAQVENLPPFPEQALLHKVNAWNAKHRWPRAFVKGGRVYLDFHVDLEAGIHPGLLRDMVGRVVAGVGQFVAWMEGKDLGELFLQLLGSFNPGEASPEC